The following coding sequences are from one Triticum aestivum cultivar Chinese Spring chromosome 5A, IWGSC CS RefSeq v2.1, whole genome shotgun sequence window:
- the LOC123106729 gene encoding transcription factor MYB83 gives MRKPVECPATKCSGGAAPGNSNVAAAAAKLRKGLWSPEEDERLVAYMLRSGQGSWSDVARNAGLQRCGKSCRLRWINYLRPDLKRGAFSPQEEDLIVNLHAILGNRWSQIAARLPGRTDNEIKNFWNSTIKKRLKMNSAASSPATTECASPREPKLDGGSASCLDLTSLEDGSHHGMKSMWRMDSSSSSSSSSSIQQSRPSTMAPAANRGYGGLLLPLPDQFCGVAPSTHTSVPPFFHDHSSFKQVSPLRAGGYYPHGMAMEGGGGSCFTGEEAVGGGGEHSVLFSVPPLLEPMAVALQDQTLMASTGNSDNNHRNTNSTAEGTTLSSKNGCNINDDNNSKNNINSVVSYWEQHGHQQHMSRNVVMGEWDLEELMKDVSCLPFLDFQVE, from the exons ATGAGGAAGCCCGTGGAGTGCCCGGCGACGAAGTGCAGCGGTGGGGCGGCGCCAGGAAACAGCAATGTGGCTGcagcggcggcgaagctgcggAAGGGGCTGTGGTCGCCGGAGGAAGACGAGAGGCTGGTGGCGTACATGCTGCGGAGTGGGCAGGGGTCGTGGAGCGACGTGGCACGCAACGCCGGCCTGCAGCGGTGCGGCAAGAGCTGCCGCCTCCGGTGGATCAACTACCTCCGTCCTGACCTCAAGCGCGGCGCCTTCTCGCCACAGGAGGAAGACCTCATCGTCAACCTCCACGCCATCCTCGGCAACAG ATGGTCTCAGATCGCAGCCAGGTTACCGGGGCGCACCGACAACGAGATCAAGAACTTCTGGAACTCCACTATCAAGAAGCGGCTAAAGATGAACTCGGCGGCTTCGTCTCCGGCGACCACGGAATGTGCGTCGCCGCGGGAGCCCAAGCTCGACGGCGGCAGTGCCAGCTGCCTCGACCTCACCAGCCTAGAGGATGGGAGCCACCACGGAATGAAGAGCATGTGGCGGATGgactcatcgtcctcctcctcttcgtcatcgtccaTACAGCAGAGCCGACCGTCAACAATGGCTCCGGCGGCAAACAGGGGCTATGGGGGCCTCCTCCTGCCCCTCCCGGACCAATTCTGCGGCGTCGCACCTTCTACCCACACGTCGGTGCCGCCGTTCTTCCACGACCATTCATCGTTTAAGCAGGTTTCTCCCTTGCGGGCTGGTGGCTACTACCCCCACGGAATGGCAATGGAAGGAGGAGGTGGCTCCTGCTTCACGGGAGAAGAAGCTGTAGGCGGAGGAGGCGAACATAGTGTCCTCTTCAGCGTGCCCCCTCTACTAGAGCCCATGGCAGTAGCATTGCAAGACCAAACCTTAATGGCATCAACTGGCAACAGCGACAACAACCATAGAAACACTAACAGTACTGCTGAGGGCACCACACTGAGCAGCAAAAATGGCTGCAACATCAATGACGACAATAACAGCAAGAACAACATCAACAGTGTGGTCTCGTACTGGGAACAGCATGGCCACCAGCAGCACATGAGCAGGAACGTAGTCATGGGGGAGTGGGACTTGGAAGAGCTGATGAAAGACGTGTCATGCTTGCCTTTCCTTGATTTCCAAGTTGAGTGA